One genomic region from Egicoccus sp. AB-alg6-2 encodes:
- a CDS encoding enoyl-CoA hydratase-related protein encodes MDIGTDLDDAGVLTLTLDDGNKNALVPEVFEGLIEALDEAADARAIVLAGREGILTAGLDVKWMAANGGAGVERLLVLFGRCLMRLWTEPRPTVCAATGHAIAAGTMFAMACDHAVAAGGGWWGLTETQIDFELPEFGIALARHNLRGDRLEDLVLPGRRIDAAAAVEAGFADELAPADDVVTVARSRAAELAQLPPRAYAGTKRRLRQADADAVLAGLDADIVALTAHLPH; translated from the coding sequence ATGGACATCGGCACCGACCTCGACGACGCGGGCGTCCTGACCCTCACCCTCGACGACGGCAACAAGAACGCGCTCGTCCCCGAGGTGTTCGAGGGCCTGATCGAGGCGCTCGACGAGGCGGCCGACGCGCGCGCGATCGTGCTCGCGGGCCGCGAGGGGATCCTGACCGCCGGCCTCGACGTGAAGTGGATGGCGGCCAACGGCGGCGCCGGCGTCGAGCGGTTGCTCGTGCTGTTCGGGCGTTGCCTGATGCGCCTGTGGACCGAGCCACGTCCGACGGTGTGCGCGGCGACGGGTCACGCCATCGCGGCGGGGACGATGTTCGCGATGGCCTGCGACCACGCCGTGGCGGCCGGGGGCGGCTGGTGGGGGTTGACCGAGACCCAGATCGACTTCGAACTCCCCGAGTTCGGCATCGCCCTGGCGCGCCACAACCTGCGCGGCGACCGACTCGAGGACCTGGTGCTGCCCGGACGGCGGATCGACGCCGCCGCCGCGGTGGAGGCCGGGTTCGCCGACGAACTGGCACCCGCCGACGACGTGGTGACCGTGGCGCGCTCACGTGCGGCGGAGCTGGCCCAACTCCCACCGCGCGCGTACGCGGGCACCAAGCGTCGGCTCCGTCAGGCCGACGCGGACGCGGTGCTGGCAGGCCTGGACGCCGACATCGTCGCGCTGACCGCCCACCTCCCGCACTGA
- a CDS encoding PLP-dependent aminotransferase family protein encodes MDEPIRESGPHLAGILADTLGGEGPLYRQLADGLKRAVDRGEIPLGTVLPPERILARSLTVSRATVVAAYDRLKAEGWLESRQGSGTWVRRPAGEERGGVDAVATARLFLSDDRADQRSGPGEEPARSDEDVVELSVAAVTGSPGVVAVLSSLSPEDVGSLVAHHGYVPHGLRALRDIVAARFTAAGLPSTDDQIVITTGAHQAISLVARQTLQRGDAVLVESPTFPGALDVFRRFGARMVPLPVDEHGVRTDVIADLVARTEPKLVYLSPNFHNPTGAVLPEDRRRVLAELADTSGIVIVEDLAMGDVALDDATLPPPIAGFSNGAGAIHTLGSTAKLFWAGVRVGWVRSPTSWAVRMLATKTVADLGTPLLSQLLAVRLLEHADDILAERRAELVPARDLLCALLAEHLPSWQWTRPPGGLSLWVTLPSGNAEEFAELALRHGVSVVPGPALSVDEGNRRCLRLVFARPEPLLREGVRRLATAWQAYEPLASRAPARLLV; translated from the coding sequence TTGGATGAGCCAATCCGCGAAAGTGGTCCGCATCTCGCTGGCATCCTCGCCGACACGCTGGGCGGCGAGGGACCGCTGTACCGACAGCTGGCGGACGGGCTCAAGCGCGCGGTCGACCGGGGCGAGATCCCCCTCGGCACCGTGCTCCCTCCCGAGCGGATCCTGGCGCGGTCGCTGACGGTCAGCCGCGCGACGGTGGTGGCCGCCTACGACCGGTTGAAGGCGGAGGGTTGGCTCGAGAGCCGGCAGGGGTCGGGGACCTGGGTCCGCCGTCCGGCCGGCGAGGAGCGGGGGGGCGTCGATGCGGTGGCCACGGCCCGGTTGTTCCTCTCGGACGACCGCGCCGACCAGCGCAGCGGACCGGGCGAGGAACCGGCCCGGTCGGACGAGGACGTGGTGGAGCTGTCGGTCGCCGCCGTGACCGGATCCCCCGGGGTCGTGGCCGTCCTCAGCTCCCTTTCGCCCGAGGACGTCGGCTCGCTGGTCGCCCACCACGGCTACGTGCCCCACGGCCTGCGCGCCCTGCGCGACATCGTCGCGGCGCGGTTCACCGCCGCCGGTCTGCCCTCGACCGACGACCAGATCGTGATCACGACCGGCGCACACCAGGCGATCTCGCTGGTCGCCCGCCAGACGCTGCAGCGCGGGGACGCGGTGCTCGTGGAGAGCCCGACCTTCCCCGGCGCGCTGGACGTCTTCCGCCGGTTCGGTGCGCGGATGGTGCCGTTGCCGGTCGACGAGCATGGCGTGCGCACCGACGTGATCGCCGACCTGGTGGCCCGGACCGAACCGAAGCTGGTCTACCTCTCCCCCAACTTCCACAACCCGACCGGTGCGGTGCTGCCCGAGGACCGGCGTCGGGTCCTGGCCGAGCTCGCCGACACGTCCGGGATCGTCATCGTCGAGGACCTGGCGATGGGCGACGTCGCGCTCGACGACGCGACCCTGCCGCCGCCGATCGCCGGTTTCTCCAACGGCGCGGGGGCCATCCACACGCTCGGTTCGACGGCGAAGCTGTTCTGGGCCGGCGTTCGCGTCGGCTGGGTCCGTTCCCCGACGAGCTGGGCGGTGCGGATGCTGGCGACCAAGACGGTCGCCGACCTCGGCACCCCGCTGCTGAGCCAACTGCTCGCGGTCCGGCTGCTCGAACACGCCGACGACATCCTGGCCGAGCGACGGGCCGAGCTGGTCCCGGCACGTGACCTGCTGTGCGCGCTGCTCGCCGAGCACCTGCCGTCGTGGCAGTGGACCCGGCCTCCGGGCGGTCTGTCGCTGTGGGTGACCCTGCCGTCCGGCAACGCCGAGGAGTTCGCCGAACTGGCCTTGCGGCACGGGGTCTCGGTCGTTCCCGGTCCGGCCCTGTCGGTCGACGAGGGCAACCGGCGCTGCCTGCGGCTGGTGTTCGCCCGTCCCGAACCCCTCCTGCGCGAAGGCGTGCGACGGCTTGCGACGGCGTGGCAGGCCTACGAGCCGCTCGCCTCGCGTGCACCGGCCCGTCTGCTGGTGTGA
- a CDS encoding CHAP domain-containing protein, with amino-acid sequence MNGFTAASVLEVARAEIGVVEAPGRRTKYGKWYGLNGQLWCAMFTSWCFAQVGAPRNGMTFTAWTPGIYAAANTAGRWHTSPRSGDLVLFSFEKPSPKRPLGIAHVGLVEKVGEGGVVTTIEGNTNAAGSGSGGRVMRKNRRTKIAGFARPAYQVEAPRKLGDRLLKLRTPHLHGEDVLEWQRDFLVPWRKQAGGPQVIVPKGNFLELTVGETKAFQRALGVDDDGEVGSITLRAARAWRARQ; translated from the coding sequence GTGAACGGCTTCACGGCGGCGAGCGTCCTCGAGGTCGCCCGAGCCGAGATCGGCGTCGTCGAGGCCCCCGGCCGCAGAACCAAGTACGGCAAGTGGTACGGCCTGAACGGTCAGCTGTGGTGCGCGATGTTCACGTCCTGGTGCTTCGCGCAGGTCGGCGCCCCGCGCAACGGCATGACCTTCACCGCGTGGACGCCGGGCATCTACGCAGCGGCGAACACGGCGGGCCGCTGGCACACCAGTCCCCGCAGCGGCGACCTGGTCCTCTTCAGCTTCGAGAAGCCCAGCCCGAAGCGGCCACTCGGGATCGCCCACGTCGGCCTCGTCGAGAAGGTCGGGGAGGGCGGGGTCGTCACGACGATCGAGGGCAACACCAACGCGGCCGGCTCCGGAAGCGGTGGCCGCGTGATGCGCAAGAATCGACGTACGAAGATCGCCGGCTTCGCCCGACCGGCCTATCAGGTCGAGGCCCCACGCAAGCTGGGGGACCGCCTCCTCAAGCTGCGCACGCCGCATCTGCACGGCGAGGACGTGCTCGAGTGGCAGCGCGACTTCCTGGTCCCGTGGCGCAAGCAGGCCGGCGGCCCACAGGTCATCGTCCCCAAGGGCAACTTCCTGGAACTCACCGTCGGTGAGACGAAGGCGTTCCAGCGTGCGCTCGGGGTCGACGACGACGGTGAGGTCGGCTCCATCACCTTGCGGGCCGCACGTGCGTGGCGAGCCCGGCAGTGA
- the fdxA gene encoding ferredoxin gives MTYVIAEPCMDVKDTACVQECPVDCIYEGDRMLYIHPTECIDCGACEPACPVEAIFYADDVPSEWQQFTPINAEYFEPSVTGLGSPGGASNVGVSNVDHPKVSAYEIPDAT, from the coding sequence GTGACGTACGTCATCGCCGAACCGTGCATGGATGTCAAGGACACCGCCTGCGTGCAGGAGTGCCCGGTGGACTGCATCTACGAGGGTGACCGGATGCTCTACATCCACCCCACGGAGTGCATCGACTGCGGCGCGTGCGAGCCGGCATGTCCGGTCGAGGCCATCTTCTACGCCGACGACGTGCCCTCGGAGTGGCAGCAGTTCACGCCGATCAACGCCGAGTACTTCGAGCCCAGCGTCACCGGGCTCGGCTCGCCCGGCGGCGCCAGCAACGTCGGCGTCAGCAACGTCGACCACCCGAAGGTCTCGGCCTACGAGATCCCAGACGCGACCTGA
- a CDS encoding cytidine/deoxycytidylate deaminase family protein, whose product MGQRASWDEYFLELARTTASRATCARRKHGAVIVQDRRIVATGYNGGPSGFGHCDEGACPRAASNAPQGHDYERCIAIHAEANALLYSSPAERSGATLYCTGAPCFGCAKLIANSGLGEVVAAGGRYDGWDDVRDFLRACSVRVRLLDGHEGTPSLPFT is encoded by the coding sequence GTGGGGCAGCGGGCGTCTTGGGATGAGTACTTCCTCGAGTTGGCGCGGACGACGGCGAGTCGGGCCACCTGCGCGCGACGCAAGCACGGGGCGGTGATCGTCCAGGACCGGCGGATCGTGGCCACGGGCTACAACGGCGGGCCGTCCGGGTTCGGACACTGCGACGAGGGCGCATGTCCGCGGGCCGCCTCCAACGCGCCGCAGGGGCACGACTACGAGCGCTGCATCGCCATCCACGCCGAGGCGAACGCGCTGCTGTACTCCTCCCCCGCCGAACGCAGCGGCGCGACGCTGTACTGCACCGGCGCACCCTGCTTCGGTTGCGCCAAGCTGATCGCCAACTCCGGCCTGGGCGAGGTCGTCGCCGCCGGCGGCCGCTACGACGGCTGGGACGACGTCCGCGACTTCCTCCGCGCCTGCAGCGTCCGCGTCCGCCTCCTCGACGGCCACGAAGGCACCCCCAGCCTCCCCTTCACCTGA
- a CDS encoding class I SAM-dependent methyltransferase, which produces MPRFLRRQPPPADPRVLVEEHLEAGRPTGWFEPLYARARGDAGAVPWAELTAHPYVVDWLDDPVVAPPGRRAVVVGCGLGDDAAELARHDFEVVAFDVAPTAVAWAQKRFRRTPVEWRVADLLDLPDDLVGGFDLVVEVRTVQSLPGVVRDAAMHAVGTLCAPGGVVVAVTLVAGSDAVSRTWQGPPWVQSPSELAAYRAAGLERVALEHPDPDERGVMEVRLTMRRPGPA; this is translated from the coding sequence GTGCCCCGCTTTCTGCGCCGGCAGCCCCCGCCCGCCGATCCACGGGTTCTCGTCGAGGAGCACCTCGAGGCCGGGCGGCCGACCGGGTGGTTCGAGCCCCTCTACGCCCGCGCGCGGGGGGATGCCGGCGCGGTGCCCTGGGCCGAGCTGACCGCCCACCCCTACGTCGTCGACTGGCTCGACGACCCGGTCGTCGCGCCGCCCGGCCGCCGGGCGGTCGTGGTCGGCTGCGGTCTCGGTGACGACGCCGCCGAACTGGCTCGGCACGACTTCGAGGTGGTGGCGTTCGACGTCGCGCCCACCGCGGTCGCCTGGGCGCAGAAACGCTTCCGCCGGACGCCGGTCGAGTGGCGCGTCGCCGACCTGCTCGACCTGCCCGACGACCTCGTCGGCGGCTTCGACCTCGTCGTGGAGGTCCGTACGGTCCAGTCCCTGCCCGGGGTGGTGCGTGACGCGGCCATGCACGCGGTCGGCACGCTGTGCGCCCCGGGAGGCGTGGTCGTCGCCGTGACGCTGGTGGCCGGCTCGGACGCCGTGTCGCGGACGTGGCAGGGGCCACCCTGGGTCCAGTCGCCCAGCGAGCTGGCGGCCTACCGTGCCGCCGGGCTCGAGCGGGTCGCCCTCGAGCATCCCGACCCCGACGAGCGCGGGGTGATGGAGGTCCGCCTGACGATGCGGCGCCCCGGGCCCGCCTGA
- a CDS encoding ferredoxin: MARVGMPRKWVFVCINERPEEHPRPSCIRRGAAGLFEAMREETGRQGLVDIKVVASGCLEPCMVGPTVYVAPDDVWYGGVTVEDVPRIVEEHLAGDRPVEFLRIGREEFELSPLQGRTDLPPGMIPPA, translated from the coding sequence ATGGCACGTGTCGGCATGCCCAGGAAATGGGTCTTCGTGTGCATCAACGAGCGTCCCGAGGAACATCCCCGACCGTCGTGCATCCGCCGCGGGGCCGCCGGGCTGTTCGAGGCCATGCGCGAGGAGACCGGGCGCCAGGGACTGGTCGACATCAAGGTGGTGGCGTCCGGCTGCCTCGAGCCGTGCATGGTCGGACCCACCGTCTACGTGGCACCCGACGACGTCTGGTACGGCGGCGTCACCGTCGAGGACGTCCCCCGGATCGTCGAGGAACACCTCGCCGGCGACCGGCCGGTCGAGTTCCTGCGCATCGGCCGGGAGGAGTTCGAACTCTCCCCCCTGCAGGGCCGCACGGACCTGCCGCCAGGCATGATCCCGCCCGCCTGA
- a CDS encoding RNA degradosome polyphosphate kinase, with product MTDPRPGTPTMSILASHPPADDEVRHLNRELSWLQFDERVLALAEDPTLPLLERAKFLAIFAANLDEFYQVRVAGLKEQVAAGVTGSGADGMPPSEQLRVIAEMATALSRRAAALFGDELVPALRQAGIRFLDVDDLDAADRRHLAQVFDDQIFPVLTPLAVDPAHPFPYLSNLSLNLAVIVQDHEHGEQRFARIKVPPLLPRFVALPDGERFVPLEQLIASQLGRLFAGLEVVEHHVFRVTRNADFEIEEDEADDLLLAIESELTRRRFGSLVRLEVEPGMSEAVQRLLLRELEITPAEMIALPGPLDLSGLDTLYALDRPDLKHPTLASVTQPRLAAATGGEHPDLFAALREGDVLVQHPYDSFTTSVRAFLEAAATDPQVLAIKITLYRTSGRDSPISRALLDAAEAGKQVVALVELKARFDEEANIAWARALEEAGVHVAYGVVGLKTHTKICLVVRQEGDRVRRYAHIGTGNYNDRTARIYEDLGLLTADPDIGADLSDLFNVLTGYSRQAEYRKLIVAPATYRQRMLELIEREAQAEDGHVVAKMNSLVDSRIIEALYAASQAGTRIDLIVRGVCCLRPEVPGMSDNVRVRSIVGRFLEHSRIFRFGSADRGLDYVIGSGDWMPRNLDRRVEALVPIEDPALQERLEEILQTCLDDDRLAWRLRPDSAWERVAPAAGVDTHEVLQQRARSRLR from the coding sequence ATGACCGACCCACGTCCCGGTACGCCGACGATGTCGATCCTGGCATCGCACCCGCCGGCCGACGACGAGGTGCGCCACCTCAACCGCGAGCTGTCGTGGCTGCAGTTCGACGAGCGCGTCCTGGCGCTGGCGGAGGATCCGACGCTGCCGCTGCTCGAGCGCGCCAAGTTCCTTGCCATCTTCGCCGCGAACCTCGACGAGTTCTACCAGGTGCGCGTGGCGGGCCTGAAGGAGCAGGTGGCGGCCGGCGTGACCGGCTCGGGCGCCGACGGCATGCCCCCGTCGGAGCAGTTGCGGGTGATCGCCGAGATGGCGACGGCGCTCTCCCGTCGCGCGGCCGCGCTGTTCGGCGACGAACTGGTGCCGGCGCTGCGCCAGGCGGGCATCCGGTTCCTGGACGTCGACGACCTCGACGCGGCCGACCGACGCCACCTGGCGCAGGTCTTCGATGACCAGATCTTCCCCGTGCTGACGCCCCTGGCGGTCGATCCGGCCCATCCCTTCCCCTACCTGTCCAACCTTTCGCTCAACCTCGCCGTGATCGTGCAGGACCACGAGCACGGGGAGCAGCGGTTCGCGCGCATCAAGGTCCCGCCGCTGCTCCCCCGCTTCGTCGCCCTCCCCGACGGCGAACGGTTCGTCCCGCTCGAGCAGTTGATCGCGTCGCAGCTCGGGCGGCTCTTCGCGGGACTCGAGGTCGTCGAGCACCACGTGTTCCGCGTCACCCGCAACGCCGACTTCGAGATCGAGGAGGACGAGGCCGACGACCTGCTGCTGGCGATCGAGAGCGAGCTGACCCGTCGCCGGTTCGGCAGCCTGGTGCGGCTCGAGGTCGAACCGGGCATGTCCGAGGCCGTCCAGCGCCTGCTGCTGCGCGAACTCGAGATCACCCCCGCCGAGATGATCGCCCTGCCGGGGCCGCTCGACCTGTCCGGCCTCGACACCTTGTACGCACTCGACCGCCCCGACCTCAAGCATCCGACGCTGGCGTCGGTCACCCAGCCGCGCCTGGCGGCGGCGACGGGCGGCGAGCACCCGGACCTGTTCGCCGCCCTGCGTGAGGGCGACGTGCTGGTACAGCATCCCTACGACTCGTTCACGACCTCGGTGCGGGCCTTCCTCGAGGCGGCAGCCACCGATCCGCAGGTGCTGGCGATCAAGATCACGCTGTACCGCACCTCCGGACGCGACAGCCCGATCTCGCGGGCCCTGCTCGACGCCGCCGAGGCGGGCAAGCAGGTCGTCGCCCTCGTCGAGCTCAAGGCACGCTTCGACGAGGAGGCCAACATCGCGTGGGCGCGCGCGCTGGAGGAAGCCGGCGTGCACGTCGCCTACGGCGTGGTCGGGCTCAAGACGCACACCAAGATCTGCCTGGTCGTGCGCCAGGAGGGGGACCGCGTCCGTCGCTACGCCCACATCGGCACCGGCAACTACAACGACCGCACGGCCCGGATCTACGAGGATCTGGGCCTGCTGACCGCGGACCCCGACATCGGCGCCGACCTCAGCGACCTGTTCAACGTCCTGACCGGCTATTCGCGCCAGGCCGAGTACCGCAAGCTGATCGTGGCGCCCGCCACCTACCGGCAGCGGATGCTCGAACTGATCGAACGCGAGGCGCAGGCGGAGGACGGCCACGTCGTGGCCAAGATGAACAGCCTGGTGGACTCCCGGATCATCGAGGCGCTGTATGCCGCCTCACAGGCCGGCACACGGATCGACCTGATCGTTCGCGGCGTGTGCTGTCTGCGCCCGGAGGTCCCGGGCATGTCGGACAACGTCCGCGTCCGCTCGATCGTCGGACGGTTCCTCGAGCATTCGCGCATCTTCCGGTTCGGCAGCGCCGACCGGGGCCTCGACTACGTGATCGGTTCCGGCGACTGGATGCCCCGCAACCTCGATCGCCGCGTCGAAGCGCTGGTGCCGATCGAGGACCCGGCGCTGCAGGAGCGCCTCGAGGAGATCCTGCAGACCTGCCTGGACGACGACCGGCTCGCCTGGCGGCTGCGGCCCGACAGCGCCTGGGAACGGGTGGCGCCGGCCGCCGGGGTGGACACCCACGAGGTGCTCCAGCAGCGCGCCCGCAGCCGGCTGCGGTAG
- a CDS encoding CoA-binding protein has product MAQDAAIETLLRRTRRIAVVGASDRPDRPSHGVIRRLLQAGYEVVPVNPRADEVLGIPTVDALSDIEGPVDLVDVFRRSEHLPQVAEEAVDIGAPAIWLQSGLISDAARQAAHDAGMTYVEDRCLAVEVAVRGITAPADGSS; this is encoded by the coding sequence ATGGCCCAGGACGCCGCCATCGAGACCCTGTTGCGCCGGACCCGCCGGATCGCCGTGGTGGGCGCTTCGGACCGCCCGGACCGGCCGAGTCATGGCGTCATCCGTCGACTTCTGCAGGCGGGCTACGAGGTGGTGCCGGTCAACCCGCGGGCCGACGAGGTGCTCGGGATCCCCACCGTGGACGCGCTGTCGGACATCGAGGGCCCGGTCGACCTCGTCGACGTCTTCCGCCGGTCCGAGCACCTGCCGCAGGTGGCCGAGGAGGCCGTGGACATCGGTGCGCCGGCGATCTGGTTGCAGAGCGGCCTGATATCCGACGCGGCGCGACAGGCGGCCCACGACGCCGGGATGACCTACGTCGAGGACCGTTGCCTGGCGGTCGAGGTGGCCGTGCGGGGCATCACCGCGCCCGCCGACGGCTCGAGCTAA
- the fdxA gene encoding ferredoxin, with protein MTYTIAEPCIDVKDKACVEECPVDCIYEGERMLYIHPEECIDCGACEPVCPVEAIFYEDDVPDEWQLFTPVNAEFFADSVTGLGSPGGAATVGAVDKDHPTVAGWDA; from the coding sequence TTGACGTACACCATCGCCGAGCCCTGCATCGACGTGAAGGACAAGGCCTGCGTCGAGGAGTGCCCCGTCGACTGCATCTACGAGGGTGAGCGGATGCTCTACATCCACCCCGAGGAGTGCATCGACTGCGGCGCCTGCGAGCCGGTCTGCCCCGTCGAGGCCATCTTCTACGAGGACGACGTCCCGGACGAGTGGCAGCTGTTCACCCCCGTGAACGCGGAGTTCTTCGCCGACAGCGTGACCGGACTGGGGTCACCCGGCGGTGCGGCGACCGTCGGCGCCGTCGACAAGGACCACCCGACGGTGGCCGGCTGGGACGCCTGA
- the hppD gene encoding 4-hydroxyphenylpyruvate dioxygenase gives MTHRDLPLLGYDAIEYWVGNAKQAAHFYRSAFGFRLVGYAGPETGVRDRASYVLQQGAIRFVFTSALRADHEIARHVTRHGDGIRDVAFRVADAADAFELAVERGARPHARPRVDEDDHGKVQRAAIRTYGDTIHTFVQRDDYSGVHLPGYREVAHDPVAAELGLATIDHVVGNVAYGEMDTWAEFYQRILGFSQLRHFGEDDISTEYSALMSKVLWDGDGRIKMPINEPAEGRKRSQIEEYLDAYDGPGVQHLALTTDDIVGTVRAMQRRGVGFLPVPDEYYLDARQRVGDVGESWDDLAALGILVDRDEEGYLLQIFTEPVQDRPTVFYEIIQRHGSRGFGAGNFKALFEAIERAQARRGNL, from the coding sequence GTGACCCACCGTGACCTGCCGCTGCTCGGCTACGACGCCATCGAGTACTGGGTCGGCAACGCCAAGCAGGCGGCCCACTTCTACCGCTCGGCCTTCGGTTTCCGCCTCGTCGGCTACGCCGGCCCCGAGACCGGCGTCCGTGACCGCGCTTCGTATGTGCTGCAGCAGGGCGCGATCCGGTTCGTGTTCACCTCGGCGCTGCGCGCCGACCACGAGATCGCCCGCCACGTCACGCGCCACGGCGACGGCATCCGCGATGTCGCCTTCCGCGTGGCCGACGCCGCCGACGCGTTCGAACTCGCGGTCGAGCGGGGAGCCCGCCCGCACGCCCGTCCACGCGTCGACGAGGACGACCACGGCAAGGTGCAGCGCGCCGCCATCCGCACCTACGGCGACACCATCCACACCTTCGTGCAACGTGACGACTACTCGGGCGTGCACCTGCCCGGCTACCGCGAGGTCGCGCACGACCCCGTCGCCGCAGAACTCGGGCTCGCCACCATCGACCACGTGGTCGGCAACGTCGCCTACGGCGAGATGGACACCTGGGCCGAGTTCTACCAGCGCATCCTGGGCTTCTCGCAGCTGCGCCACTTCGGCGAGGACGACATCTCGACCGAGTACTCCGCCCTGATGTCCAAGGTGCTGTGGGACGGCGACGGCCGCATCAAGATGCCGATCAACGAGCCCGCCGAAGGACGCAAGCGGTCCCAGATCGAGGAGTACCTCGACGCCTACGACGGCCCCGGCGTCCAACACCTGGCGCTGACCACCGACGACATCGTGGGCACCGTGCGGGCGATGCAGCGCCGGGGCGTGGGGTTCCTGCCCGTGCCCGACGAGTACTACCTCGACGCCAGGCAACGCGTCGGCGACGTCGGCGAGTCCTGGGACGACCTCGCCGCCCTCGGCATCCTCGTCGACCGCGACGAGGAGGGCTACCTGCTGCAGATCTTCACCGAGCCGGTCCAGGACCGGCCGACGGTCTTCTACGAGATCATCCAGCGGCACGGCTCGCGCGGCTTCGGCGCCGGCAACTTCAAGGCGCTGTTCGAAGCGATCGAACGCGCCCAGGCCCGCCGCGGCAACCTCTGA